The following coding sequences lie in one Arabidopsis thaliana chromosome 3, partial sequence genomic window:
- a CDS encoding GDSL-like Lipase/Acylhydrolase superfamily protein (GDSL-like Lipase/Acylhydrolase superfamily protein; FUNCTIONS IN: hydrolase activity, acting on ester bonds, lipase activity, carboxylesterase activity; INVOLVED IN: lipid metabolic process; LOCATED IN: endomembrane system; CONTAINS InterPro DOMAIN/s: Lipase, GDSL, active site (InterPro:IPR008265), Lipase, GDSL (InterPro:IPR001087); BEST Arabidopsis thaliana protein match is: GDSL-like Lipase/Acylhydrolase superfamily protein (TAIR:AT1G59406.1); Has 3150 Blast hits to 3107 proteins in 133 species: Archae - 0; Bacteria - 157; Metazoa - 0; Fungi - 2; Plants - 2985; Viruses - 0; Other Eukaryotes - 6 (source: NCBI BLink).) — MKIQIIWLTLVLIVVEANAVKQGKNATIPALIVFGDSIMDTGNNNNLPTLLKCNFPPYGKDYPGGFATGRFSDGRVPSDLIAEKIGLAKTLPAYMNPYLKPEDLLKGVTFASGGTGYDPLTAKIMSVISVWDQLIYFKEYISKIKRHFGEEKAKDILEHSFFLVVSSSNDLAHTYLAQAHRYDRTSYANFLADSAVHFVRELHKLGAQKIGVFSAVPVGCVPLQRTVFGDKELDGVILYINVYDTLFDMIQHPKKYGFEVADRGCCGKGLLTISYLCNSLNQFTCSNSSAYIFWDSYHPSKRAYQVIVDNLLDKYLSKVY, encoded by the exons atgaagattcaAATTATATGGCTCACTTTGGTTTTAATCGTCGTTGAAGCTAATGCAGTCAAACAAGGGAAAAACGCAACGATCCCGGCCCTAATAGTTTTTGGAGATTCAATAATGGATACAGGAAATAACAATAATCTTCCCACTCTTCTTAAATGTAACTTCCCTCCATACGGTAAAGATTATCCTGGAGGCTTTGCCACTGGAAGATTTTCTGATGGAAGAGTTCCTTCTGATCTTATTG cgGAAAAAATAGGATTGGCTAAGACATTACCAGCATATATGAATCCATATTTGAAGCCAGAGGATCTTCTTAAAGGTGTAACATTTGCATCAGGAGGAACTGGTTATGATCCATTGACAGCAAAAATTATG tcAGTGATATCAGTGTGGGATCAACtcatatatttcaaagaatatatatcaaagatcAAGAGGCATTtcggagaagaaaaagcaaaagatatCTTGGAACatagtttctttcttgtggTGTCTAGTAGCAATGACCTTGCTCACACTTATTTAGCTCAAGCTCATAGATATGATCGTACCTCTTATGCCAATTTCTTGGCTGACTCTGCTGTTCATTTCGTGAGA gaATTACACAAGCTTGGAGCTCAAAAAATTGGAGTGTTTAGTGCAGTCCCTGTTGGTTGTGTTCCACTCCAAAGAACAGTTTTTGGAG ATAAAGAGTTGGATGGTGTTATCCTTTACATTAATGTTTATGATACTCTTTTCGACATGATCCAACACCCTAAAAAATACG GTTTTGAAGTGGCTGATAGAGGATGTTGCGGTAAAGGACTGCTCACGATCTCCTATTTATGTAACTCATTGAACCAATTTACGTGTTCTAACTCTTCAGCTTATATATTTTGGGATAGCTATCATCCAAGTAAAAGAGCTTATCAAGTTATTGTCGACAATTTACTTGACAAATATTTGAGCAAAGTATATTGA